A stretch of the bacterium genome encodes the following:
- the mscL gene encoding large conductance mechanosensitive channel protein MscL gives MLKEFKEFAMRGNVLDMAVGIIMGAAFGPIVSKLVNGIIMPPIGLLLGNVDFSNLFLVIKQGTTAGPYPSLAAAQAAGAVVMAWGDWFNAIVTFLITAFAIFILVKAMNAARRKEQAAPAAPPPPPKSEMLLEEIRDLLKK, from the coding sequence ATGTTAAAGGAATTCAAAGAGTTTGCGATGCGCGGCAATGTCCTGGACATGGCCGTTGGTATCATCATGGGCGCCGCTTTCGGCCCCATTGTTTCCAAGCTGGTAAATGGCATCATTATGCCCCCTATCGGACTGTTGCTGGGCAATGTCGATTTCTCCAATCTATTCCTGGTTATCAAGCAGGGAACCACGGCTGGGCCGTATCCATCATTAGCTGCCGCGCAGGCTGCCGGTGCGGTGGTCATGGCGTGGGGCGACTGGTTCAATGCGATTGTCACCTTCCTGATCACTGCGTTCGCAATCTTCATTCTCGTCAAAGCCATGAATGCCGCTCGCCGCAAGGAACAGGCCGCGCCCGCCGCGCCGCCGCCGCCGCCGAAGTCCGAAATGCTGCTTGAAGAGATTCGTGATT